One window of the Babesia bovis T2Bo chromosome 2, whole genome shotgun sequence genome contains the following:
- a CDS encoding putative V-type H+ transporting ATPase 16kDa proteolipid subunit codes for MAAAAEIAKIPCDPHSIFFGLMGAVSSMVFSSLGAAYGTARSGVGISSMGVMRPDLVMRSIIPVIMAGVLGIYGLIMAVIIVLNMGHPGSYSAYAGYSHLSAGLIVGFSGLASGLAIGIVGDAGVRANAQQTRLFVGMVLTLVFAETLALYGLIVGLIVALKPVAGLCLPYAS; via the exons ATGGCTGCTGCTGCTGAGATTGCTAAAATCCCGTGCGATCCGCACTCAATCTTCTTCGGACTTATGGGAGCCGTTTCTTCCATGGTCTTCTCAA GTCTTGGAGCTGCTTACGGTACCGCACGCAGTGGTGTAGGTATCAGCAGCATGGGTGTCATGCGCCCTGACCTGGTCATGAGATCTATTATCCCAGTTATTATGGCTGGTGTTTTGGGTATTTACGGACTTATTATGGCTGTTATCATCGTCCTTAACATGGGACATCCCGGGTCATACTCTGCCTATGCTGGATACTCACACCTGTCAGCCGGACTTATCGTTGGTTTCAGTGGACTG GCTTCTGGTTTGGCCATCGGTATTGTAGGTGACGCCGGTGTCAGGGCCAACGCACAGCAAACAAGGCTGTTCGTCGGTATGGTACTCACCCTCGTCTTCGCCGAAACCCTTGCTCTTTACGGACTTATTGTCGGTCTGATCGTAGCCCTTAAGCCCGTTGCCGGTTTGTGCCTCCCCTATGCCAGCTGA
- a CDS encoding putative 50S ribosomal subunit protein L14: MFASTLLYGLQKMSIVRCGDTTGIIKGCIIGLGRNRHGTGKIGDRIKVSVRAKTAECTFSNKTPRGIIIRRRKETMRRDGMMFKFDENAFVVIANNKLVASKIRGPVLLETRHACRNMANRIF, encoded by the coding sequence ATGTTTGCTTCTACGTTGCTATACGGTCTTCAAAAGATGTCAATTGTGCGCTGCGGCGACACTACTGGTATTATCAAGGGTTGTATTATCGGTTTAGGTCGCAATCGCCACGGCACTGGTAAGATTGGTGACCGCATTAAGGTATCCGTTCGTGCCAAGACTGCTGAGTGTACATTTAGCAACAAAACACCTCGCGGTATAATAATTCGTCGCCGCAAGGAAACTATGCGTCGCGACGGCATGATGTTCAAGTTTGACGAGAATGCTTTTGTTGTAATTGCTAACAACAAACTAGTCGCATCTAAGATCCGCGGTCCAGTTTTGCTGGAAACCCGTCACGCCTGCCGTAATATGGCAAATCGCATATTTTAA
- a CDS encoding histone RNA hairpin-binding family protein produces MRYAKYARQSTYVDKDKDNYDREARASNRLKNITLTKLNAAYERYTATVPRELRFKELRNSWHPVTPDHRSSLSISQWNQQISNWRHCVYLWNGITDAQCALLSNAVRDGDIQAFLGICENTLLPESSEDGYASLLDSASSGTSLAPVLFKPSWFKGQITHSGFRTLEESEFLNRAIVISKSSTNKQFHERYKRYINSYSSNQ; encoded by the coding sequence ATGCGTTATGCTAAATATGCTCGTCAAAGCACGTACGTTGATAAAGATAAGGACAATTACGATCGTGAGGCCAGGGCGTCAAATCGTTTGAAGAATATAACTCTTACTAAACTGAATGCTGCTTATGAGCGTTATACAGCTACTGTTCCTCGGGAATTGCGTTTTAAGGAGTTGCGTAACTCTTGGCATCCAGTGACACCTGATCACCGATCATCCTTGAGTATATCGCAGTGGAATCAGCAGATATCAAATTGGCGCCattgtgtatatctatGGAATGGTATAACTGACGCTCAATGTGCGTTGCTATCTAATGCTGTACGTGATGGTGACATCCAGGCATTTTTAGGCATTTGTGAAAATACACTTCTCCCAGAGTCATCTGAAGACGGTTATGCGTCATTATTAGATAGCGCGAGTTCGGGCACATCACTAGCGCCTGTATTGTTCAAGCCAAGTTGGTTTAAAGGCCAGATTACTCATTCTGGATTTCGTACATTAGAGGAGTCGGAATTTTTGAACCGAGCTATTGTGATAAGTAAATCGAGTACTAATAAGCAATTTCATGAACGTTACAAAAGGTATATCAATTCATATTCCAGTAACCAGTGA
- a CDS encoding putative integral membrane protein, protein MKTTSTLVVVSTIATLSVATAATSNRTGGAINGFMPHLVNSTVSTIAGVSQQDLDTPHISLKVMPSKRIHISPSEMNALLFTIKQEIHRKVNQLEDDLIEHRHENEKHLSAWALNQAPVYMPFRDNPEGTKNKHESSLELEVQKNKQKAEDRNSSGKPQELETKDTTKPNEKPA, encoded by the exons ATGAAAACGACATCAACCCTGGTAGTAGTATCAACTATCGCCACGCTCTCAGTAGCAACGGCAGCTACATCCAATAGAACGGGAGGAGCGATAAATGGATTCATGCCGCACCTAGTCAACTCTACAGTGTCAACTATCGCAGGAGTATCACAACAGGACCTAGACACACCGCACATCTCACTCAAAGTTATGCCTTCAAAACGTATACACATCTCACCAAGTGAAATGAATGCGCTTTTGTTCACCATCAAACAGGAAATTCATAGGAAG GTCAACCAACTAGAAG ATGATCTGATAGAACATAGACACGAAAACGAAAAACACCTATCAGCATGGGCACTCAATCAAGCTCCAGTATATATGCCATTTAGAG ATAATCCGGAAGGGACCAAAAATAAACATGAAAGTAGTCTTGAGTTAGAAGTACAAAAAAATAAACAGAAGGCTGAAGATAGAAACAGCTCAGGTAAACCACAAGAGCTCGAAACT AAGGACACAACCAAGCCTAATGAGAAGCCAGCATGA
- a CDS encoding putative arginyl-tRNA synthetase, translating to MKIVAQHVKDVIRAALNSCVGQKVLQEHLPNLSVVSANPKFGDFQWNDAISLYKAIGSTLQVGSPKELAELVKSHISSSTFSAVNVSPQGFLTVTLSKEFIEGEIRHLYKHGVSVPQAPKGFRVAVDFSSPNIAKEMHVGHLRSTIIGESLSRILEFHGYDVLRINHLGDWGTHFGMLVEYMLAKHPDFMTNVPSISDFTQFYKEAKALMDADAEFKARSRKRVVLLQSGDELSINVWKLLCQISEREFAKIYKMLDITIENCGESFYNDMIPDVVNELKEKDLVVESEGAQCVFTSVSSVPLMAIKSDGSYGYDSTDLACIRYRIKTLGSKWLIYVTDVGQQEHFMKVFETARLAGWSKVDGQDIRIDHLGFGMVQDSSGNKFKTRSGDTVKLITLLDEAVSRATVELESRIKARQEEGETEIDINVPEVAKVLGYGAVKYFELRQNIANNYKFSFDHMLDPRGNTAIYLLYAYARICQIFHKAGIDPETLQPELLDLVHPLEISLAKHILKLPAVLHQITADFLISKLADFVYALSVEFSSFYKQCKVIGDPNEKTRLLLCHATKTVMKTAFQLLGIKPLDRI from the exons ATGAAG ATTGTTGCACAACACGTTAAAGACGTCATAAGAGCGGCACTGAACAGCTGTGTGGGCCAAAAGGTACTGCAAGAGCACTTGCCAAATCTGTCCGTTGTATCCGCCAACCCGAAGTTTGGAGATTTTCAGT GGAATGATGCAATATCGCTGTACAAAGCAATAGGAAGTACTCTACAAGTAGGAAGCCCTAAAGAACTCGCTGAACTAGTAAAATCACACATATCTTCATCCACGTTCTCTGCTGTTAACGTCTCGCCTCAAGGGTTTCTCACAGTGACGCTATCGAAGGAATTCATAGAAGGAGAGATACGCCACTTGTACAAACATGGAGTCTCAGTGCCACAAGCACCCAAAGG ATTCCGAGTGGCAGTTGACTTCTCATCACCAAACATCGCCAAGGAGATGCACGTTGGCCACTTAAGGTCAACCATTATCGGCGAATCACTAT CACGTATCCTCGAGTTCCACGGCTATGATGTACTTAGAATTAATCACCTGGGAGATTGGGGAACGCATTTTGGTATGCTGGTGGAATATATGCTGGCAAAGCATCCCGATTTCATGACAAACGTGCCCAGCATTAGCGATTTTACACAATTCTATAAAGAAGCAAAGGCCCTTATGGACGCGGATGCAGAGTTTAAAGCGAGAAGTAGGAAACGTGTGGTACTCTTGCAAAGTGGTGATGAACTATCAATCAATGTATGGAAGTTACTATGCCAAATTAGCGAAAGGGAATTCGCaaagatatataaaatgctaGATATAACGATAGAAAATTGCGGAGAATCATTCTATAACGATATGATACCAGATGTTGTAAACGAACTCAAGGAAAAGGATCTAGTAGTGGAGTCAGAAGGAGCACAGTGCGTATTCACAAGCGTCAGCTCAGTGCCACTCATGGCAATCAAAAGTGACGGGAGCTACGGATACGACTCAACCGACCTGGCGTGTATCAGATATCGTATTAAAACCCTTGGAAGCAAGTGGCTCATATACGTCACCGATGTAGGACAGCAAGAGCACTTTATGAAGGTATTTGAAACAGCGCGCCTTGCAG GATGGAGTAAAGTAGATGGTCAAGATATTAGGATAGACCACTTGGGATTCGGGATGGTACAAGATTCTTCTGGGAATAAATTCAAAACACGCTCTGGAGATACGGTAAAGTTAATCACATTGCTGGACGAAGCAGTGTCAAGAGCGACTGTTGAACTAGAGTCAAGAATCAAAGCACgacaagaagaaggagaaACTGAAATTGATATCAACGTCCCTGAAGTGGCAAAGGTTCTAGGATATGGCGCTGTAAAGTATTTCGAACTCAGAcaaaatatcgcaaacaaCTATAAATTCTCATTCGACCACATGCTTGATCCAAGGGGCAACACAGCGATATACCTCTTGTACGCATATGCACGCATATGCCAAATATTCCACAAAGCAGGGATTGACCCGGAAACACTGCAACCGGAACTACTTGACCTAGTACACCCTTTGGAAATATCACTCGCAAAGCATATACTAAAGCTGCCAGCAGTGCTACATCAAATCACCGCAGATTTCCTCATTTCTAAGCTAGCCGATTTCGTATATGCACTCAGTGTGGAATTTTCGTCATTCTACAAACAGTGCAAGGTAATCGGGGACCCTAATGAAAAAACTAGATTGCTTCTGTGCCATGCAACGAAGACCGTTATGAAG ACTGCATTCCAATTATTGGGAATCAAGCCACTAGACCGTATATAA